The nucleotide sequence ATTACTAGTATAATtaaaactagtataactagtacaactagaaTGAGTTATAGTACAATTAGAACATGCATAGATAGTATAATTGGTACAACTACCACACATAACTAGCAAAACTTTACAATTAATATGGTTGTATTTGGTATTTGTTTTCAGCGTGCGAATGATGCTATAAAGAGGATGATATAAAACCAATGAAACATATTGGTCTAATGTCCTCTACCTGGATGTGTcatattaatagtttattttctataatatttgatttgaatAATGATTTGTGTTTTCATTTGTACCATTTCCGTAAAattcatcttcatcttttttGCTCTCGAAGCCGGAAAAAATATAGTAGGTTCATATATGTTTTGTAGTATCCTACATGATCCATTCgagtattttttttacatctTATATTAGATATGGATCTAGTttttcggtttgggttcggaTCTCGGATTCTTGATTTTATGCAATATCCATCACGAGGCCGAAgatgatgtatatataaatactaatatGCAATATTGGAGCGGATATTCACACTTAAAAATGTTAGgtatttattaaattgtttCATTTCTAATGGATATTGGatattagtatttgatttgatttagagttatagatattcatattttcGATTCATATCGAAATGAATAACGAATCGTGGATATTTTTTCCACCTAATTATATCTAGTGTATGTTCAGGAACCATAAAACGCGCACGAGACAAGATGTATCCAAGAAACATACAAAACCATAATTATCTCAACATAAATAATACTTACGTAACAAGGCACACATACTTCTCCCGATGGTTACATCAGAAACATATAATGAAATAATTACACATGCATCTCGTTCGAGGAGTATATAACAACACATTTGTTTAGTCATTTTCTTCTCCAACAAAAACTATACTAATAATTGTTTTTAGGGGCAGGAGCAGGAGAATGAGAATGAGACGAAGAAGAAATAAGAGAAGAGAAAAGTTGATCGGCTAAGATTTGATTAGCTGAATCGGACGGATGGAACGCGTCCCAGAAAACAAAGTCTTTACGGTTTTTGCACATCTTTGAATTGGGAAGACAAAGCCCTCCAACACTCGTGTCCACGTTGCAACACGACGTGTTCGCTACCTTAAATCCTGCGTTTATTGTAAAATTGCGTTCGTGTAATTGAGTAAAACGCAAACTAGGACTTTacaagaattaaaaaaagaaacaaaacgcaAACTACGACTTCATGAGACATGaggtaaagaaaacaaaacgcTAAATATTGATTTTGGGACAATGAGTAAAATTACCGTAGCGCGTGGGGTTGTCAATGAGATCGAGAACGGCTGGATAAGTGTCGGCAAACGCAAATTTAGCTCCGGGAAGGCGTTTGTTGAGATCTTCTAGAAGCTTCTTTGTTCTTGTATTAAATTCCATTACCCATTCGTTGACACGCTTGAGGCACATACCTGTCTTCGATTTTACTCTCTGTGATGGGATGCAGCCTAATGGACCTAGCCCATGAAATATAACCTTCCTCGCTCCTAGTTTGTATATTGTCTGCTTCCCATCATATTTCatgtattaatataattaaccaAATAACTCGAATGTAATACATTAGTTAACTGAACAGTAGACATGTGTTTTGAGAATGATAATTTATCTGATACCAAAAGTCATTTAAAACTAAACTGGTGTCGTAAAATGTGAGCaagattttatatattgaagacCTGCAAAACCTTTTCTATGGAttattcacatttttgttttgacAATTTTTACTTGGTTATTTAtctaaaatttgaagttttatattCCTTTACGAAGTTACTATATATGAATATCCCTAGTTTTAATGCTTGTCAAACTAGATAAAATATTCATGAATATTACAAAAGTTAGAGTTTATTAAAAACGggcacaaaaacaaaaacttcagCCATGCTTTGAGAAGACTAACCATAGAATTTGGGAAAATACAAAATGGGAGCTTTGTATTTTGGATTTCAGAAAATGAAGCAGAAGTAGAAGTTGGTTGGGATATATACCGTGAGTTGATTGTCTAGGGTTGAGGTCAATAGTTCGACAAATTCATCATGTGTATATTGCTGCCCATCTGCCATAAATGGCTGCAAGAAATTGTTTACGTAATCGTTGCTtcctatatatttaaattgtaaAGAGAGAAATTATGTTAATGATGATTGTGATTAAAATACTTCTTTTAAAACGAAAAGGAGAAGAAACTACAGAACCAAATTAAGTGGTCTAATTAAAAGCTATACCCAAGCCAATGAAGTACATGGCATCATTAACATGCTTGTTGGCAGCTCTATCTCCAATTTTCGCCCTAATAACCTCTTTAGTTTTCTTGAAACAATTAATTTGATCATCAAACGTCAACCGTTGGATCTGCTCGATcacaataaaactaaaatttaaataactgaactttatagaatttatagaaaagaaagagaaagataaGAGTAAATACAAAATAGAGGCCAGTTTCGTTGAGGATTCCAGCTCCACCGGATGCGTAATTGATACCGTTCAGAAATGCGTCATCGTTTCGTGATAACGATAGATATGGTGGGGGTGATGGGATCCCAAGCTTCGTAGCTACAATATGCATATCAATGTCTTTGGATGTTAGTGTAAGTAGAAATATTTTCACACCtaattaatcaaatcaaaagTAGATTTGgttctattaaaataatatttacttatttaattAAGCCGAAATCAAATACCAAGTTCAACTGAAAATAAATCTGATATCGATTCAGACCTTACTctaaatctattctattaaaacggCAGTTTGACCCATTGATAAAAGTAGGAtccaacaattatttttttactttacctccttcaaataataaatcatatattccCTAACTGcaatacatattttgtaaccacCATGTACACAACGAAAAGGAAACGACTGTTATATCTTCTAAACTCCTATTTTAAAGGGATAAAACCTAAGCATCgacttatataaatatgttaaagcctagaaaaatatatttaaactcccatcaaaatatatttaaactctcatttttgtaaaaaacaaaCCACCAcacagaaaaatacaaaaattacttttctgtttttaaagTCCGATTTTAAAGGGCTACTACGTATATGGAAACAAATCtggaatataaatatattttctattttttttgttactccTATTTGTTATCTAATTAATTCTGAGTATGTATTTAACAAACAAGAATATTCCAGAAACAGAGCACATGATGTTAAAATAGGTTTAACAGGGTTTGAGTGGActtttaatagaaataaatatttcatagAAACTCATTTAGTTTTACGGATTTAAAGTAGattattcaattaaaaaatatttattaaatatgatttaaCTTAAACTTAGTAAAAACCATAGTAActcatttacatatataaatatatatgtatgtatatatataaccaacataatatattaaaattactcttttcaaatatttttcaaaaggtTTTCGATGCGGGTTGGATTTTGATATTAGTTTTTGGATATAACACTTTAAGAACCATTCGAATATATATGCGAAGTCTAATAGAGTAAGAAATTTTGATTTTCGGGTCGATTCCGAATCAGATTTTTTTGGATACGGATATTCTTGACTAATATGTTAGGTAactatttagaaaatataatatgttgcaaattttaagaatatagtttaaaaataatttctaaaatgtATATGGTATAATGTATAGTTATGCAActtgacatatttaatatagttaccaaaaattatattaaaatatattaatattaaacacaaatataattacaaaaaataacacaaatataaaaattaaatattcaaaaaattaaaacaaaaaaaatacccGCCCTTTCAagggcgggtcagaatctagtaaaaccattaaaatagaagtaaaaaaaaattattttaaggtAAAAAAATCAAAGTAGAAATGGGTAAAAGAATTgaactatatatctatatatacatatgtatattttaGTATAGATGGCCACATCTACATGAGAACTAAATACATGCATGTGTACATCTTTATATGCATAGGTATATGAGGGAAAGAGGGCGTCTGTACATATGATATCCCCGATAGTCCGACCGTTGGTGAATCTTCCGGTAGCTTGGCCCCCGGAGAAATCAATTCCATACCATGGAAAGTCTGATCTCGCCAGCGAATATTGCAAATAATTGTTGTTACCTACTTCGGTTAATGAGTCGCCAAATATATAGGTTATAAGCGACGTCGTTGAGGCTGATTGTGCAGCCACGGAGGAGGAGATGACGGCCACGAGAGCCAGCCTTAGAATCATCATTGTGTTTTGGGttacttaatgtattttaaagttTGGACAGAATATGTGTGATCGAgtgttgaaaatatatatagtgatGATGGGTTCAATTTTAtccatttaattatattatattggtCATGCCCATTACAGAAAGTTTGTATATGTTAGGTGATTATTTTCTTAACTAGAGAAGTTGCttgattttttcctttttattgtTCTAGAAAACTGAATTTCTAGAGAAATATCATGGGTGGGAAAATTGTCAGAAGATACATCTACTTTTAAGTCAGAGTCGTCAGACTCCGAACGTTTTGAGAACGACTGTTTGAAAGTATCGATGCACGTTTAAATTGTGTACTTAAAATCGTTTTGTTAGGTCCAATTCAATCTGGTTTGTTCGATACAAATCCAGTTTTTGGTTCCgtgtctttattttttttgtgtgcaccAACTACTTTCGTTAAAAAACTTAACCGGTTAAACCGGATGCAGAAACAAAGCTTCCAAGAGCCTGTTTCGTTTGTTCATCTTCAAAAGACAGAGAACCTCGATGGGTAAATCACAAAAGACACAGATTCAAACGATAGAGATAGTAAATTGATATCAGCTAGAACTCCATGAAGGTCTGAATAGCTTGATCCTCCCACAATAGCTGCTACCAATTGGAGAGAATCCGATTCAAAGAGAACATTTCTGAACTAATGGGCGACTGCATGTTCCATCGCCGAGTGTAGTGCCAATCCCTTCGCCACAAGAGATGAGATCACCAACGCAACTGAAGGGCGACTGCATGTCCCGtatctttatttattgttttgttaTTAAATGGGAACCATCAAAATCCATTTGTAGTTTGGTTTTGTGTCGATTGAGTTCAAtgcaattatattttgtatggCTGTTAAGAATAACTCAAAACTAGGATAGTACCagtgctttcttgtttttattggtaaatttataaatatgtactagattttgatccgcgcgcaagtttttgttttaatttatttttatataaacattttgttatcaattctaaattggtatatattataatatatatgtgtctatcaatttttaaaacataataagtttacgatattttttttcattgaatagattgttttaaactttcacatgtatttgtatcttcttctatatatatatattttcggattattatttcattattaaaatcatacctttatatataaagattagtaaaatattttttattgtcattttcaaaaatattgtaacatttcacaaatttagaaagttaaaaaaaattaaacttttctcttcatagatttatattatctagTAAATAAtgaaacatttagtttttgtttaattgttaaaataaactatatagttttaaatttgttttcattagtTTAAGGTCGTAAAGATTAATCAGTGTTAGacaatatgatttttgttatttaaattttttttatataattttaaaagttaaacatcaacaaatatttaaataattaacatatggaggtatagtattacaacattaaattatatctatttaatttatattatctataaatccaatgaattatatattgtttaaatctaattattgatagtccaataaaaatttctgttaggcccaaaatttaaataataagattaaatgtaatatgactttttaggaataggtctattaggtccatttttaaaaaaaatcatacatgaatcaatgttgtgacttctgttttaatatataaaatatttatttaatacatTTAGACATTGActtttggttttcggtttgcTTCCCgattgttattttttgttttctgttgtATATTTTGGTTTCCGATTCAAGAGACATAGAAACTGTTtggttatttatgaatttggattttgtttggatttagttattttggtttttgattttgttcaAATAACAATGTTAGAAACCGATACAATTTCGAGTTTAATTCGAGCACGTGGATTTGAATAGGGatatgaaattttcttttttgattttttttttaatttaggtagctatattttttaatagttgaaaaatatttaCACACATATGGGTATTACttgattttgtattttttttttgatgttttgtcgGGCTCAGCAAAGGGGTTAGTAGAATTTGTATGATACTGTTATTATCTTGCTCAGGCGATCCAAATTAATctttgataataaaaaaagaagtgaaactttgatctttttctggatttgtttttcttttgttcttcgTCCTATTAAACTTTGATCTTTTTGGATCTTTCAGGATCTTGCTCAGGCGATCCAAACCAACTCACCATATGCTATAAATGTCATTAGCAACCAAACATGTAGATGTAAACATATATCTTGATTATTCtgtttagaaataaataaaaatgagaaaAGATTCTTATGTTTGCTTAACTGTATGAGATCAAGATTTATAAAAGTAGAGTTAGTCCTGAAAATAGTTTTTGACTGATGCTTACAAAGATTACAAAAGGTTGTGTTAGAAATCAATgataacataaataaacattCCAAAACGTAGAAACTGAAGCAATTGTCTTTGATGAGGTGTTGTTTTGGattgaaaaaaaacttactcGATGGTTTCTTGATCACCACCTTGAGGCCCGGTGCTAGCTGTAGAAGATTCTGGCTGACTTACCAGCAAGTTGTGGAGTTCTCCAGAGGCCACCAACAGGGCCGGATTGGACCACAAGCTGGTCAAGCATGAGCTTGGGGCCAAAATTGTTTAATAGTTTAAGGGGccaatattttgtataaaaatgcCTACAGTTCTATTGGTGTTTGGCTTTAGTACGAAGGTTTGAGATCGTGGGTTTAAACTGTCGGcagatatatttgaattttttgaaaaGCTAATAATTAATgggccaaaaaatatatatgcttgAGAGCCTAAAATATTCCTGCCCGTTGCATGCCTTGAATTCCATCATACCGAACGTTGTTGGGAAGCCAAAGACAAACCCATCAGCCTCAGCAAGGTCGTTGGAGGTGATAAGAGGAGCATCACTCTTTGGTGGTGCACTCATTTTAAAGATCACATCTTCTTGGATCGTCTCTGGTACTACCTGTCAAGAGAAAAACGCTTCACTCGATGCTTCAGTATGAATGTCTTCGTATTTCTTTCAGAGGATGCAAGTTAAATTTAAGGTAGCTGACAACATGCATCAGTGAGATTAAAAGTGTTAAATCACTCAAAAAATTATCACATACCCTAAAGAATGGTGGCATATATATTCACCAGTAATAGAATATATAGAAATGTATTCCCTCTTTCattcagacataagaacttctTTCTAACTACAGCTCCTATTCTGTTTCAAAGATTTGATGGTCAGTTTTTGTATCTCATTGTAGCCTAGAATTGTCAGAGATGCTTCATAGAAAAGTCAGTAAAGAGAGCACTGACTGACCTGCCGGAGTTTGGCATCGACACCATCAACCGAAGCAGCACCGTTCCTAATCCCATGTGCTAGTTTCACCACATGTATGTACATTGAGTAGTACCTGGTACAATCCATTACATTTGTCAATAATCAATTAATGGATTTCCAGTTGAAATCCAAATCCGTTACAAGAGGCCAATATCATTTATGGTGTACATACCTAAGTATTCTAAAACGCAGCTTAAATAAAAAATCcacaaataaaaactatttaacAGATCGTTCGAGAAACGTATTAAACCACAAACAAATTTTCGATCCGCAGTGAAAAATCATACTATAGGAAATTTCATGTTCAGATCACAGAAACTAAACCGAGTCAATCAGAGTTGACCGGTCGATTAATTGATGACCAAAGATGTATTTACATGTAGAAcatttcggaaaaaaaaatgatttgtttgttttaattaCATACATGATATAAATTGTTCGCCATGGAAATAAGTGTCCTTCTCCTTCAACCTTCTCGAGAATCTCtgaaaagttttgatttttcttgGTTTTGTTTCCAGCCAAGATTTTACCATGTAGTGTGAGCTTTTGACAGAACAGACTGCTATCCACAACCCAGTATGATCCAAGAATTGAGATATCATTTTCTTCCCTTTCGATACACAACCTAGAaatcaaaattagggtttcctgattttaaaattcagttataaataataaaagaagaATCAAATGACTACGGACTCGAATGTTTTAAGCCATTCAAGTCCATGATTTTACCATGAAACGTGAGCTTTTGGCAGAACAGACTGATCCaagaattatattttgtaaataaaacatGAATACTGTATATTATCTTATTTCCAAtagttaataatattatatttatgtataactACATATTAGCATTTATTAATCTATTGATTATGATCGATCGGTGACCctgaaaaataatttagttcAGTATCTCTATCAggattaaaaacattgttatAAAGGGTTTTCTCACAGTCGCACGGTTCTTTGGTGCATGAATGAGTAGTCAATCTTGGATATTAGGTTAAATTGTACTCaatgaaaactgaaaaaaaattcttatttggTATGAGAAAAGAGTACGAAAAGAATATTTCTATTTGTAATTACTTTTATAAGTTGAATGAAAGccttagttaaaaaaaactttataagtAGGGAAAGCATTTAGctatcaaacaaattataattcaatCTATGACTAATTGCCCTACTTTTTGTGTGTGCCATAtgtattttatgtaatattgTCATATTGTCCTTTGAAGCAACCGGTAAAACCTATagagaaaaaatgaaatgaatAAATTATTATGTAACAAAAGTAAATCGTGGCAATTGGAAAGTCATAACCCCTCATTTCCAAATTTATTCCATCGCTTTTTCATCGTCTTTAATCTTGACGGATCTTTCCGATAGAGAAAACTGTGTGTAATGGTATTATCGCGAAGGTGATTCTTCGCTGATTATCCGATTGCCAAAGATTGCTACGGCGAAGCAACAACGACAAAGAATAGCAATTTAAACCATGTTATATTTGGCAGACTATTCTATTCATATATTGTAATCTCAACATTATCTAATGTCATGTGTATGGAGAGAACTTACAAACATACATTGAAGTATATTATACTAATTATTTCAACCATCGTTGGATGGAGTTGATAAAAACACCGTACTCTCCTCTTCCCCTTTGCCAACTATAGTATCCCCCTCTTTTAAAAGTTGCaatgtaatatttatttgttatattctattaatgtgattttacagtgaacgcatataatatatttaaaatttcataaatatatattatagtttatatttggatttgggtttagtgtttgAAGTTTAGGTTTTCGTATTTAGTGGTTGGGTTGGGTAATGTTTACTTTGTAACTTACACGGTTTGAATGATTTATTATACTATTTAGATTGTATAGAATAGAAAATATGTAATTTGCTAACCAAGTAAATATGCCTTCAaatgtttaatattaaaaaaaaattataaattgtaTTTGGATTTATAGATTCCTATCTAAAGTTTCGATTTACTAAGTAATGGTTTGAGTatagtaaaccatattatatacattctatttgggtttatactttcttgattaggatttagactatatgaaataaaatatatacaatctTCTAACCAAGTAAATGTCCTTCAAATATCTAATAttggaaaacaatttatatattgtatttagaTTTATAGGTTCATACCTAGAAtttagatttactaagtaaGAGTTTGGGTATTGTAGTCATAGGTTAAAGGTGGGTTTATTATGTATGGTTTCCACCACATGTTGTGTGCTGGTACTATGTTGATGACATAGAATAGTACGTGGATGTCTTACCAAATTCCAATTCTGCAAAGTATTGTATCGTATCCACTTATTTACTACGTATATTAATAAATGTATGGGGTAAAAAAAAGTTACGTAGAGGTCCTATTAAACTTCAATTCTGCACATCAATCTCATAAAAGTGTCCACACCATAAACCATCAACATCATCTCCTTCTTATTTTTGTACCAGCAACTTGCACTTATGGAGGGTACAACCGAATAACATGAAGcttaaatgttaattttttcaTTTCGTCAAAATCAATATCATACACTTAATTTCAGTTATGATTTTGGTTATTTGGTAAATACGCCCTTATAAGTATGTATACGGAATTACGGGCTCTTACAAGTTAAGATATGGTTGTTTAGTGAAAGTAGTTGGTTAACTTCTAACTGACCTCGTAAGAAGTGAGAATGTGGTTAGATTTGATTGGTTTAGCTCTTTTTTATTTCAACTTACCGCAATGAAACCCAGATTCATGAAAAAACACAAACTTTAATATctcttttttgttaatttttatttttaaattacttaGCCATTTAATTTGTGACaatagtttataaattatttaaccaTTTAATCTGTCCCAAATTATTTAGCAAGTTTCGTTTCTGTTTATTTCGTTAATTAGAGTTTGTCCAGAGACAAAGATcaaagaaacagaaacaaaacttgTATCAGAGTTTAATGAAAGATATAAACAAGGACTGACAAACAGAAGAATATGTAGAACATAGGTCAttcagatatatttttttttgttcaaggtCATTCagataaaaaagataaaagataagtGAAAAAATAACCTGAGAAACTAGTCAACATAGCTTTCCCTGTGCGGATGGGTATCAAATGAGAATCAAAGATTTccataatttctaaataaataagaaaatgtgATATTTTAATAGAAAGACTTGAAAAATGGGCATGTGCTtcaattcttttctttttgggcTGCCTGTCTCTGTCGAGATTATCTCTCTTTACTTAGCTGgaatcttctctttttttttttttttgaaatataactGGTTTCTCATTGCAACTAGTTTCTTCCAAGTTATCGATCCATTTCCCTTAATCccttttcagaaaaaaaaagaatcagttCATTTTCCATAAACTTCTCCAAATCCTAAATtactaaagaaaaatatatgtaatatattcttcaaaaccctgttttcataatttcaattcaAATCTTTACCAACCTCGAGTCTTCTTCTCTAGTTGTATCTTGTCTGAAGTGTTCTCTAATTACACCATTTCAAGCATTCCCTTCTCCGTTCCTAGCTGCCAAAAAATAATCTTATCTTTGTGTCAAAGTTTCCGTTTCTCCAAATCATAAAAATCccaattcccaaaaaaaaaaaaaaaaagaaatttgaagcCTAAAAACCCAATCGGCTTCTAATTGTAAAAAATCCGAGATTTAAGGACAAAACAATGTCAGTGGCCTGTGGACTCGAATGCGTCTTCTGCGTGGGGTTCAGCCGGTGGGCATGGAAACGCTGCACACACGTGGGATCCGACGACAGCGCCACGTGGGCAGCAGCAACACCCGAAGAGTTCGAGCCCATCCCACGAATCTGCCGCGTGATCCTCGCCGTCTACGAGCCCGATCTCCGAAACCCCAAAGTCTCTCCGTCGATCGGAAAGTTCGACCTGAACCCGGATTGGGTCATCAAACGAGTGACCTACGAGAAGACCCAAGGACGATCTCCGCCGTACATCGTCTACGTCGACCACGACCACCGTGAGATCGTACTCGCGATCCGCGGCTTGAACTTGGCCAAGGAGAGCGATTACAAGATCCTTCTCAATAACAAACTGGGTCAGAAGATGCTCGGCGGTGGGTACGTTCATCACGGGCTCTTGGAATCGGCGGTTTGGGTTTTGAATCAAGAATCGGAGACGCTTCGTGGACTCTGGGAGGAGAATGGGAGAGAGTACGATTTGGTCTTCGCTGGTCATTCTCTGGGGTCTGGTGTTGCGGCGTTGATGGCGGTTCTGGTGGTTAATACTCCGGCGATGATCGGTGGTGTGCCCAGgagcaagatcaggtgtttCGCTCTGGCTCCGGCCAGGTGTATGTCGCTTAACCTCGCCGTTAAGTATGCTGACGTCATCTTCTCCGTTATTTTGCAGGTTTGAACAccctttgtttttttattttttttatcaattagtgCCAATATGGttatttaaaaagatttaagaatatggttttaagagattttaatTCTAAATATAGCGTAAGACATTGGAGTTACAATGTTAGATGAATTGAGAATTTGTTTAACAGAAAAAATGTTGAAATGATGTCTGAATACTCTTTCAGAATAGTTTTGCAACATTTGATAAGATAAAAAATTGACAATTTCTAGGTTGTAAAATAAGGATTTAAATTTAAAGGCGTATTctgattaatttttttagacGTGAGAATTTTgttctttaagatttttatagtgtagattttaagactaatttcttaattttatggTTATTCAAAATTGATAGAAATTCTGAATAATTGTGATAAAAAATTTACACTATTTTATTAACTCTTTTGTTTGAATTGTGATGGTTAGTCCATTTTTGACCAAAGCATTGTCATAATCAGCCTTCCTAAGATAAGAATATGCTTTGTCTTATAACATTGATTCGAAGCTTTTAGTCAAAATATTCTGCTAAGTTTGTACTCATTACAACGTTAGATAATAAAAttgacagttttttttttagtttgtaatACAAGTAGTATTGTGATTTATGTTTCAAGGATTATGGTTTAGTTTTTTCCT is from Brassica napus cultivar Da-Ae chromosome A4, Da-Ae, whole genome shotgun sequence and encodes:
- the LOC106445876 gene encoding uncharacterized protein LOC106445876; protein product: MSVACGLECVFCVGFSRWAWKRCTHVGSDDSATWAAATPEEFEPIPRICRVILAVYEPDLRNPKVSPSIGKFDLNPDWVIKRVTYEKTQGRSPPYIVYVDHDHREIVLAIRGLNLAKESDYKILLNNKLGQKMLGGGYVHHGLLESAVWVLNQESETLRGLWEENGREYDLVFAGHSLGSGVAALMAVLVVNTPAMIGGVPRSKIRCFALAPARCMSLNLAVKYADVIFSVILQDDFLPRTATPLEDIFKSIFCLPCLLFLVCLRDTFIPEGRKLRDPRRLYAPGRIYHIVERKFCRCGRFPPEVRTAIPVDGRFEHIVLSSNATSDHAILWIERESEKALQEMREKSAETVVTKAPKEKRMERLNTLEKEHKDALERAVSLNIPHAVSAAEEEEEEECNNAEASEPKSKKKNWDEVVEKLFHRSNSGELVLNENVDGTDR
- the LOC106448190 gene encoding probable NAD(P)H dehydrogenase (quinone) FQR1-like 1, producing the protein MDCTRYYSMYIHVVKLAHGIRNGAASVDGVDAKLRQVVPETIQEDVIFKMSAPPKSDAPLITSNDLAEADGFVFGFPTTFGMMEFKLMLDQLVVQSGPVGGLWRTPQLAGKSARIFYS
- the LOC106449459 gene encoding GDSL esterase/lipase At5g37690, whose translation is MMILRLALVAVISSSVAAQSASTTSLITYIFGDSLTEVGNNNYLQYSLARSDFPWYGIDFSGGQATGRFTNGRTIGDIISTKLGIPSPPPYLSLSRNDDAFLNGINYASGGAGILNETGLYFIQRLTFDDQINCFKKTKEVIRAKIGDRAANKHVNDAMYFIGLGSNDYVNNFLQPFMADGQQYTHDEFVELLTSTLDNQLTTIYKLGARKVIFHGLGPLGCIPSQRVKSKTGMCLKRVNEWVMEFNTRTKKLLEDLNKRLPGAKFAFADTYPAVLDLIDNPTRYGFKVANTSCCNVDTSVGGLCLPNSKMCKNRKDFVFWDAFHPSDSANQILADQLFSSLISSSSHSHSPAPAPKNNY